In one window of Candidatus Sulfuricurvum sp. RIFRC-1 DNA:
- the flgA gene encoding flagellar basal body P-ring formation chaperone FlgA has product MYKILLLITYFFTLNAYELTENYAYKNTIVYSNDLFPELTQKFELLKIPSEKEHYRVDAQIIAKSFELHGIAIDISKTRYVNFTKYSPVDFIPLKTQLSQMLQERYPSIQIENITITPRGYLSSLNKEVRGVFDDHFYQRSTGTFYILNPQGLRHYLDYSVYATISVLHTTQKITRRERLSGFNTLLKPIPFTSFKDKPLTTLPDQPSRYRSNLKQGQLLTQRNIETIPFVLKNEKVVVEVRSDGVMVEFGATATQEGSLYDIITIQKSDGKRAKAKVIGENRVELQ; this is encoded by the coding sequence ATGTATAAGATATTGCTGTTGATTACCTATTTTTTTACCCTTAATGCGTATGAATTGACTGAAAATTATGCGTATAAAAATACCATTGTTTATTCAAACGATTTATTCCCGGAGCTCACTCAAAAATTTGAACTCCTAAAAATACCTTCGGAAAAAGAACACTATCGTGTTGACGCACAAATCATCGCCAAATCATTCGAGCTACACGGCATAGCCATAGATATTTCAAAAACACGATACGTCAATTTCACCAAATACAGCCCCGTTGATTTCATCCCCCTGAAAACTCAACTCTCCCAGATGCTTCAAGAGCGTTATCCGTCGATCCAGATTGAGAATATTACCATCACCCCCAGAGGCTATCTAAGCTCTTTAAACAAGGAGGTACGAGGAGTATTTGATGATCATTTTTATCAGCGCTCAACCGGAACGTTTTACATTCTCAATCCCCAAGGATTGAGACACTATCTCGATTATTCGGTGTATGCAACAATAAGCGTTCTCCATACAACCCAAAAAATTACACGTCGTGAGCGCCTGAGCGGATTTAATACACTCCTAAAACCGATACCCTTTACCTCGTTCAAAGACAAACCTCTCACTACCCTCCCCGATCAACCCTCCCGCTACCGTTCAAACCTCAAACAAGGACAGCTCTTAACCCAGCGCAATATCGAGACAATACCTTTCGTTTTGAAAAATGAAAAAGTTGTTGTCGAGGTACGAAGCGATGGCGTTATGGTGGAGTTTGGAGCAACTGCAACGCAAGAGGGGTCACTCTATGATATTATTACAATCCAAAAAAGCGACGGCAAACGTGCCAAAGCAAAAGTTATCGGAGAAAATCGGGTGGAATTACAATGA
- a CDS encoding UbiX family flavin prenyltransferase: MKIVVGISGASGAALGLKLVRALPAEVQKHLIVSDHATIVLEKEENLTLHKNDEIWASVASGSYGADAMIITPCSMNTLAKIACGIADNLITRAAAVMIKERRTLVLAPREIPFSPIALENMHKLSMIGVIIAPPVLAYYGDQEDLESMENFMIGKWFDLLGIQNDLYKRWNPNA, encoded by the coding sequence ATGAAAATCGTCGTAGGAATCAGTGGCGCGAGCGGAGCGGCTTTAGGGCTGAAACTCGTTCGTGCCCTCCCTGCTGAGGTACAAAAGCATCTGATTGTGTCCGATCACGCCACGATTGTTTTAGAAAAAGAAGAGAACCTGACGCTTCATAAAAACGATGAAATCTGGGCTTCCGTAGCATCAGGTTCGTACGGTGCCGATGCGATGATCATTACCCCGTGCAGTATGAATACCCTCGCTAAAATCGCTTGTGGAATTGCCGATAATCTCATTACCCGTGCCGCTGCGGTGATGATCAAAGAGCGACGCACCCTCGTTCTCGCCCCTCGTGAAATCCCTTTTTCTCCCATCGCATTGGAAAATATGCACAAACTCTCTATGATCGGAGTCATTATCGCTCCTCCGGTATTAGCATACTACGGGGATCAAGAGGATTTGGAATCGATGGAAAATTTTATGATCGGCAAGTGGTTTGATCTTCTCGGTATTCAAAACGATCTCTATAAACGATGGAATCCTAATGCATAA
- the coaD gene encoding pantetheine-phosphate adenylyltransferase, with translation MHKIALYPGTFDPITNGHFDIIERGIKLFDEVIIAVADSQEKKPMFTLQERVDMVKLAVRDLERVQVVGFDNLTVELANTLGATVLIRGLRAVSDFEFELQLGYLNNSLDPNIETVYLMPKLKHAFISSSIVRNLLKFNGKTVHLLPEPVQNVIGSMKSCTLR, from the coding sequence ATGCATAAAATTGCTCTTTATCCCGGAACCTTTGACCCTATCACCAACGGTCATTTCGATATTATCGAGCGGGGCATTAAACTATTTGACGAAGTGATCATCGCCGTTGCGGATTCACAAGAGAAAAAGCCGATGTTTACGTTGCAAGAGCGGGTTGATATGGTGAAGTTGGCGGTCAGAGATTTAGAACGGGTACAGGTTGTCGGATTTGACAATCTCACGGTTGAACTTGCCAACACCCTCGGAGCTACTGTCCTTATACGTGGACTTCGAGCCGTCAGTGATTTTGAATTTGAATTACAATTAGGGTATCTCAATAACTCACTCGACCCCAATATCGAAACGGTCTATTTGATGCCAAAACTCAAACATGCCTTTATCAGCTCCTCCATCGTCCGAAACCTGTTGAAATTCAACGGCAAAACAGTCCATTTGCTCCCTGAGCCTGTCCAAAATGTTATCGGGAGTATGAAATCATGTACGTTGCGATAG
- the tmk gene encoding dTMP kinase encodes MYVAIEGIDTAGKSTQIEALRSLFPDALITKEPGGTPAGIEIRNMVLFGNLKSKMAEILLFLADRAEHTEEIILPNMNKLIISDRSAVSGMAYASVQNLCDESVLVSLNRLATNGTLPDTVFILKLTPEELAYRLSQKEHDVIESRGINYLLDIQNALIASAYALGIQTHVIDATQSIDTITNEITTLIKGAL; translated from the coding sequence ATGTACGTTGCGATAGAGGGGATTGATACCGCCGGCAAAAGTACTCAGATCGAAGCGCTTCGTTCCCTCTTCCCTGATGCGCTCATCACAAAAGAGCCGGGAGGAACACCTGCGGGTATTGAAATTCGGAATATGGTTTTATTCGGTAATCTCAAAAGCAAGATGGCGGAGATATTACTCTTTTTAGCGGATCGTGCAGAGCATACCGAAGAGATAATATTACCCAATATGAATAAACTCATCATCAGTGACCGATCCGCCGTATCGGGTATGGCATACGCCAGTGTCCAAAATCTCTGCGATGAATCCGTACTGGTATCGCTGAATCGTCTCGCTACCAATGGAACTCTCCCCGATACGGTATTTATTCTCAAATTAACACCCGAAGAGCTTGCCTACCGCCTGAGCCAAAAAGAGCACGATGTGATCGAATCACGCGGTATCAACTATCTGCTCGACATCCAAAATGCCCTCATCGCTTCGGCGTATGCCCTGGGGATCCAAACCCATGTAATCGATGCGACACAATCTATTGATACCATTACAAACGAAATTACCACCCTTATCAAAGGAGCCTTATGA
- the hisS gene encoding histidine--tRNA ligase codes for MIQSLRGMNDILSEDFERFEYFIATASAIAKRYGFHYIETPLLEETALFKRSVGESSDIVGKEMYQFIDKGENDVCLRPEGTAGVVRAFIQHKLDKKGGIHRFYYHGPMFRYERPQKGRLREFHQFGIESFGVDSVYEDALMIMMVADILKALGIGYRLKLNSLGDQNCMPAYREKLVSFVNSCGDAICGDCERRKLTNPIRVLDCKNEHCQSLYTNAPKLINNLCGGCQSDFDTLKTILDQHNIAYEIDTNLVRGLDYYSKTAFEFVSDNIGSQSAIAGGGRYDRLIEFLDGKPTPAVGFALGIERLLELIVMPESVREGYYFGAMDAEAITPILLAAEKIRRTQKAVVEYEPRSLKAHLKGADRINARYCAVIGENELAQNSIWIKDLVEKTESVISINELLSL; via the coding sequence ATGATCCAATCTTTGCGCGGAATGAACGATATCCTCTCCGAGGACTTCGAGCGTTTTGAATATTTTATTGCCACAGCTTCGGCTATCGCCAAGCGATACGGGTTTCATTACATCGAAACTCCACTCCTCGAAGAGACGGCACTGTTCAAACGCTCGGTCGGAGAAAGCAGTGACATCGTCGGCAAAGAGATGTATCAGTTCATCGACAAAGGTGAAAATGACGTATGTCTCCGACCCGAAGGTACAGCGGGAGTCGTCCGTGCTTTCATACAGCACAAGCTCGATAAAAAGGGAGGGATACACCGCTTTTATTATCACGGACCGATGTTTCGCTATGAGCGTCCTCAAAAAGGGCGTCTACGCGAATTCCACCAGTTCGGAATTGAGAGTTTTGGCGTCGATTCGGTCTATGAAGATGCATTGATGATTATGATGGTAGCCGACATCCTTAAAGCCCTCGGTATCGGCTATCGTCTCAAACTCAACTCTCTCGGCGATCAAAATTGTATGCCCGCCTACCGTGAAAAACTCGTCAGTTTTGTCAATAGCTGCGGCGATGCGATCTGCGGAGACTGTGAACGTCGCAAACTCACCAACCCTATCCGTGTCCTCGATTGTAAAAACGAACATTGTCAAAGCCTCTATACGAACGCTCCGAAATTGATCAATAATCTCTGTGGTGGATGCCAAAGCGATTTTGATACCTTAAAAACGATTTTGGATCAACATAACATTGCGTATGAAATTGATACCAACCTCGTACGTGGTTTGGATTATTACTCTAAAACCGCGTTTGAGTTCGTCAGTGACAATATCGGGAGCCAAAGTGCGATTGCCGGCGGTGGACGCTACGATCGGCTCATCGAATTTTTAGACGGCAAACCTACCCCTGCGGTCGGCTTTGCATTGGGAATTGAACGCCTCTTAGAGCTTATCGTGATGCCAGAGTCAGTTCGTGAGGGATACTACTTCGGTGCGATGGATGCAGAAGCCATTACCCCCATCCTGCTAGCCGCTGAAAAAATTCGCCGCACCCAAAAAGCGGTTGTGGAATACGAACCACGTTCACTTAAAGCGCATTTAAAAGGGGCCGATCGTATCAATGCCCGTTATTGCGCCGTAATCGGTGAAAATGAGCTGGCGCAAAACAGTATCTGGATTAAAGATTTGGTGGAAAAAACCGAATCAGTCATTTCCATAAATGAACTATTATCTCTCTAG
- the speA gene encoding biosynthetic arginine decarboxylase: MQNYGIDIWGENNFMIDQGMVKVNYKSSPSLIEISQKIRKTNLRGPLILRFPHLIGKQIDLLYSNFHRAIFENDYTGKFRAVFPLKVNQFPEAVDAIVEHGERYGYGLEAGSKAELAIAMAKTALGSPITVNGFKDEEMVRLGFMAAQMGHNITITIEGLGELEWIIDVAQSCNLKIPNIGIRIRLQSEGSGIWAKSSGLGSKFGLTSTELIEAMNMLQENNLVEHFTMIHFHVGSQMEDISTLKRVLREAGNIYAELKKMGATRLGAINIGGGLAVEYSQHTSGRLRNYTLEEFSNSVVFLLREIMNAKGVAHPDIFTESGRFIVASHSVLIAPVLELFSHDYQAKSLKLKEHNPPLIEELRELNSLLSPRTCIEYMHDALDHMESLLTLFNLGHIDLQDRSNAEILVHQIIKKSLYLSQDNPMPEIERLQVKLQERYLINSSIFQSIPDYWGLQQQFPIMPLDRLDIPAIRAASLWDITCDSDGEIRFKPETPLYLHDIDLDEEEYFLAFFNVGAYQETLGMNHNLFTHPSECTILISDTGYEIENFTESDNILNILEDIGYDASKLLTNLKNKLAVSDFRTEEEKSDTLQKLEMYLYQNGYLRTTR; encoded by the coding sequence ATGCAAAACTATGGTATTGATATTTGGGGTGAAAACAACTTTATGATTGATCAGGGGATGGTTAAGGTTAACTATAAAAGCTCCCCATCCCTCATCGAAATTAGCCAAAAAATTCGTAAAACCAATCTGCGCGGACCGTTAATTTTACGTTTTCCCCATTTGATCGGAAAACAGATCGATCTTTTGTATTCCAATTTTCATCGCGCTATTTTCGAAAACGATTACACCGGTAAATTCCGTGCCGTATTTCCGCTAAAAGTAAATCAATTCCCCGAAGCGGTCGATGCCATCGTTGAGCATGGCGAACGCTATGGGTACGGTCTTGAAGCAGGGTCTAAAGCCGAACTCGCTATTGCCATGGCTAAAACGGCTCTTGGCTCACCCATCACCGTCAATGGGTTTAAAGATGAAGAGATGGTACGACTTGGATTTATGGCAGCTCAAATGGGTCATAACATCACCATCACCATCGAGGGGTTGGGTGAACTCGAATGGATTATCGACGTTGCACAGTCGTGTAATCTGAAAATCCCGAACATCGGAATCCGTATCCGTCTCCAATCGGAGGGGAGCGGCATCTGGGCAAAAAGCAGCGGCTTAGGTTCTAAATTCGGACTCACTTCGACCGAACTGATCGAAGCGATGAACATGCTCCAAGAGAACAATCTAGTGGAGCATTTCACCATGATTCACTTCCATGTCGGTAGTCAAATGGAAGATATTTCAACCCTAAAACGTGTTTTGCGTGAAGCAGGCAATATTTATGCCGAACTCAAAAAAATGGGGGCTACCCGCCTTGGAGCCATCAACATCGGTGGTGGACTTGCGGTTGAGTATTCGCAGCACACATCGGGTCGTTTGCGCAACTATACCCTCGAAGAGTTTTCCAACAGTGTCGTTTTCTTGCTTCGTGAGATTATGAATGCCAAAGGGGTAGCCCATCCTGACATCTTCACCGAGTCGGGCCGTTTTATCGTCGCTTCTCACTCCGTATTGATTGCCCCGGTATTAGAGCTTTTCAGCCACGATTATCAAGCCAAATCACTCAAACTCAAAGAGCACAACCCGCCATTGATCGAAGAGCTGCGCGAGCTTAATTCCCTGCTCTCTCCACGCACCTGTATCGAATATATGCATGATGCACTCGATCATATGGAATCGCTTCTAACACTCTTTAATCTAGGTCACATTGATCTCCAAGATCGTTCCAATGCCGAGATTTTGGTCCATCAAATCATTAAAAAATCGCTCTACCTCTCTCAGGATAATCCGATGCCGGAAATTGAACGGCTTCAGGTCAAACTTCAAGAGCGCTATTTGATCAACAGCTCTATCTTCCAAAGTATCCCCGATTACTGGGGATTACAGCAGCAGTTCCCGATCATGCCGTTGGATCGTCTCGATATACCCGCCATTCGAGCTGCGAGTTTATGGGACATCACCTGTGACAGTGACGGTGAGATCCGTTTTAAACCGGAAACTCCGCTCTATCTCCATGACATCGATTTGGATGAAGAGGAGTATTTTCTCGCATTTTTCAACGTTGGAGCCTATCAAGAAACATTAGGGATGAATCATAACCTCTTCACCCATCCGAGTGAATGTACCATCCTCATCAGTGATACAGGGTATGAAATCGAAAACTTTACCGAATCCGATAATATTCTTAATATCCTCGAAGATATCGGCTATGACGCTTCTAAACTTCTGACTAACCTTAAAAATAAACTCGCTGTGAGTGATTTTAGGACAGAAGAAGAAAAAAGTGATACACTTCAAAAACTCGAAATGTACCTCTACCAAAACGGGTACCTGCGAACCACACGATAA
- the cysE gene encoding serine O-acetyltransferase, whose product MGLFSEIAEDFSNVYKNDPAISSRIELFFNYPGVWAIFWYRISHRLYRAGFRSLARIIMGINQLFTNIDIHPGATIGRRVFIDHGFGVVIGQTTIIEDDVLIYQGVTLGGVSLTPGKRHPTIKSGVVIGAGAKVLGNITIGTNSKIGANSVVVREVPDNSTAIGIPAHVIQKGRDKDPFSHNKLPDINKEMFEYLLRRVAVLEHYMVQDNTEILEQDLQLENIYESFIKAMKN is encoded by the coding sequence TTGGGACTTTTTTCTGAAATTGCCGAAGATTTTTCGAACGTTTACAAAAATGATCCCGCTATCAGTTCTCGTATCGAACTTTTTTTTAACTATCCGGGCGTATGGGCCATTTTTTGGTATCGTATTTCCCACCGCCTCTATCGAGCAGGTTTTCGCTCCCTCGCCCGTATTATTATGGGGATTAATCAACTCTTCACGAATATTGACATCCATCCGGGTGCTACGATCGGGCGGCGTGTCTTTATCGACCACGGCTTCGGCGTCGTTATCGGCCAAACGACGATCATCGAAGATGATGTTCTTATCTATCAGGGGGTAACACTGGGAGGGGTAAGCCTGACTCCCGGAAAACGCCACCCGACGATCAAAAGCGGTGTTGTTATCGGCGCAGGCGCTAAAGTGCTCGGTAACATCACGATCGGTACCAACTCTAAAATCGGAGCCAACTCGGTCGTAGTACGTGAAGTACCGGATAACTCTACCGCAATCGGTATCCCGGCCCACGTGATCCAAAAAGGGCGTGATAAAGATCCGTTCAGCCATAACAAGCTCCCGGATATCAACAAAGAGATGTTCGAATACTTACTTCGTCGTGTCGCCGTACTTGAGCACTACATGGTTCAAGACAATACTGAAATCCTTGAACAAGATCTCCAACTTGAAAATATCTATGAATCCTTTATCAAGGCGATGAAAAATTAA
- a CDS encoding YcfL family protein: MLPIKTPLLSVFSVSLILILLSGCSSKNVSIIGEKRIDIVEHRSIQEGSILKVIANLENDDFDEVEGFVYQVEWFDKNGVLIEATAWKPITIHKNQKVQIVETSGIPNVSNYKIVVSVPEKK; the protein is encoded by the coding sequence ATGTTACCTATTAAAACCCCTCTTCTCTCCGTGTTTAGCGTTTCATTAATATTAATACTATTGAGCGGATGTTCATCCAAAAATGTTAGTATAATCGGTGAAAAGCGTATTGATATAGTAGAGCATCGAAGTATTCAAGAAGGGTCCATACTCAAAGTGATCGCCAACCTTGAAAACGATGATTTTGACGAAGTAGAAGGGTTCGTGTATCAGGTCGAATGGTTTGATAAAAATGGCGTTTTGATCGAAGCGACTGCGTGGAAACCGATCACTATCCATAAAAATCAAAAAGTTCAAATTGTCGAAACCTCAGGTATCCCGAATGTTTCCAACTATAAAATCGTTGTATCCGTACCCGAAAAAAAATAA
- a CDS encoding penicillin-binding protein activator LpoB, with product MTTLTKTSLVLSISAIALLFNGCATPGGAGMVGYDSNVKYGDAKAVETINADFGSTDLQTTAESMTQSLLESRFISNTHQTPKVRLRTINNLTYEHIDTKAITDKIRIKLLKSGKVRFLADKANLEDVHDEREFALGHSGKESNKNLDNADYIVTGNVRAIKKANDNVKDVYYNISMELVDPQSGEVLWADEKEIRKTTSKASVGW from the coding sequence ATGACCACATTAACGAAAACTTCACTTGTACTCAGCATCAGCGCAATAGCCCTTTTATTCAACGGATGTGCCACCCCAGGCGGTGCCGGAATGGTAGGCTATGACTCCAATGTCAAATACGGCGATGCCAAAGCGGTGGAGACGATCAATGCTGATTTCGGTTCAACCGACTTGCAAACAACGGCAGAATCGATGACCCAGTCATTGCTTGAGAGCCGCTTTATTTCCAATACCCATCAAACCCCTAAAGTCAGATTGCGTACGATCAACAATCTCACCTATGAGCACATCGATACCAAAGCGATCACCGATAAAATCCGTATCAAACTTCTCAAATCAGGAAAAGTACGCTTTTTAGCCGATAAAGCCAATCTGGAGGATGTCCACGATGAGCGTGAGTTTGCACTGGGACATTCAGGAAAAGAGTCCAACAAAAATCTCGATAATGCCGATTACATCGTTACCGGAAACGTCAGAGCGATCAAAAAAGCCAATGATAACGTCAAAGATGTCTATTACAATATTTCGATGGAGTTAGTCGATCCGCAAAGCGGAGAAGTTTTATGGGCAGATGAAAAAGAGATTCGAAAAACAACCTCCAAAGCATCCGTAGGTTGGTAA
- a CDS encoding bifunctional 3,4-dihydroxy-2-butanone 4-phosphate synthase/GTP cyclohydrolase II, whose translation MSAMQRVLDAIEEFKKGRMVIMVDDEDRENEGDLVYASVFSTPDHVNFMATHAKGLICVAINPAIAKRLTLEPMVRSNTSMHETAFTISVDATAATTGISTAERDMTIKILANPISHPSELVAPGHIFPLIAKEGGTLVRIGHTEGSVDLCRLSGLAESAVICEIMKEDGTMARRDDLDLFALKHDLKTVYISDIVEFRLANETLVKAVSEEEIEFFGVHVKKYEFADHQDNRHTAVVFYKAGETANVKVHNVVPDIDLLLNQSKYTHLIDSINYLKHNSGVLLFINKPPHQQINMKEYGIGAQILKSLGVRHMRLIAESKVSDFAGLGGFGLDVVETINPTEGD comes from the coding sequence ATGTCAGCAATGCAACGGGTATTAGATGCTATCGAAGAATTTAAAAAAGGTCGAATGGTCATTATGGTCGATGATGAGGACCGTGAGAATGAAGGTGATCTGGTTTATGCTTCGGTTTTTTCGACTCCCGATCATGTCAATTTTATGGCAACACACGCAAAAGGGCTTATCTGCGTAGCCATTAACCCTGCAATCGCTAAACGGCTAACTCTTGAGCCAATGGTAAGATCCAATACCTCGATGCATGAAACCGCTTTTACGATCTCTGTGGACGCTACAGCAGCTACAACCGGTATTTCGACGGCAGAGCGTGACATGACCATTAAAATCCTCGCTAACCCTATTTCTCATCCCTCTGAGCTGGTAGCACCGGGACATATTTTTCCACTTATCGCGAAAGAGGGGGGAACACTGGTTCGGATCGGGCATACGGAAGGGTCAGTTGATTTATGCCGTCTCTCAGGCTTGGCCGAATCAGCGGTTATCTGTGAAATCATGAAAGAAGACGGTACGATGGCTCGTCGTGACGATTTGGATCTGTTTGCTCTTAAACACGATCTCAAAACGGTTTATATCTCAGACATCGTCGAATTCCGTTTGGCGAATGAAACACTTGTGAAAGCGGTATCCGAAGAGGAGATCGAATTTTTCGGTGTCCATGTCAAAAAATATGAATTTGCCGATCATCAGGATAACCGTCATACGGCAGTCGTGTTCTATAAAGCGGGAGAGACGGCGAATGTCAAAGTACACAATGTCGTCCCTGACATCGATTTACTTTTGAATCAAAGCAAATATACCCATTTGATCGATTCAATCAATTATCTCAAACATAACAGCGGTGTTTTGCTCTTTATCAACAAACCGCCGCATCAGCAAATCAATATGAAAGAGTACGGAATCGGCGCTCAGATTTTAAAATCGTTGGGTGTTAGACATATGCGTCTTATCGCCGAATCAAAAGTTTCGGATTTTGCAGGTTTAGGCGGGTTTGGGCTTGATGTAGTGGAAACCATTAATCCAACCGAAGGGGATTAA